In Planctomycetota bacterium, the genomic window TTTCGGGGAGAGCTGACATGCGTTCTCAGTCTTCTCCAGGACGATCAACGAGTCGCCGTATCGGTCCTCCAGTTGTGCGAAGACGTCGGCCGGCGCGATGTTCTGCGCTTCGGCAAGAGCTTCAACGTCTGCGAGTACCGGGGGCGATGCCATCGGACAATCACCGGACGCGATTGCCGCAGCTGCTTCTTCTGCGTCAGCGACGGTCGCACACGGGATGGGCTCTGCTCCGGAGGCGGTCAGATGGAAGGCAAGCAACTGCCGATCGAGCGAGATCGGATCCAGCACCAGCACGGGGCCGCTGAGTCGAGCTGTCGTCTGTTCGACCGCCGGAGCCTTCTTCGACTCTTCGGGCGAGAGATAGAGGAGTGGGAAGATCTTCGTGTCGAATTCGATTCCGACGTGGTGCCAGGTGCTTGCGAGGTGATCGCACCAGACCACGTTTCCGACGACGAGGTCGTGCCCGCCGAGGTGGCGAGGAAGGACGAGCTCGCAGCGGGTGCCGACGTACACGAAGCCGCGAGTGAACAGCCCGATGCCGGTGCTCGAAAGGTCTCGGGTGACGGTCCGCCACTGCCGGCATCCGCGTTCCGACTGCAGATTGAGTTCGACGTCGCGGCGTCGGAATGGGATGCGTTCGCTGCCTCGCAGATCACGATCGGCCTGGGGCACCTTCTCTTCGAGGATGTCGGCCTTGTGCCAGAGTTGATCGAGCTCCTCGTCTGTTGGACCTGTTCGGCTCGGCGACACCCCCACCGCATCGGAATGCGACTGTGTGGAATTGATGGAAAGAGTCATTGGAATGCCCCGAAGTAAACCTCCCTCGGTAGAAAGTGCGTCCGGTAAGTAGCCCACAGCAACGAGCTGCGGCGGAGTGCACGCCCGACCACGGTGCCGCCGCGGTCGGCGCGCATCGTGTCCACCTGAAGGATCGGCAGACTTGCCAGATTGGTTGAGCGATTTCAGCCCAGTTTCGACGGATTCAACGTCATCGATCAGGCTGCGTCACCATGAACTTTGACGAGCGCAGCGAACGCGCAAGCAAACGTGAACTCACCGCACCACACGCCGGCAGACGCTGCGGAGTTGGTTGATCACGACGCCGGATGCCGAAAGCTCGGGCCGGGCGTCGAGGGAGCGAAGCACCGTCTCGGCGGCGGAGGTGAGCGGCGTGTAGCCGAAGCTGCTGCCGAGCGTTCTGAGGGTCTCGACGAGTTGCTCCGCCTGGGCGTGCTGGTCGTGTTCGACCGCAACCTGAAGGTCGGCACCGATCGACCGAATGCGGCGGACGGCGGCGTCGAGGAGTTCGGCAAGGTCTTTGTCATTCCCGCGCTCGTCGGTCATGCAGCTGCGGATCGGTTCGTCCTGGTCCGGATCGTTGCCGAGCAGCTTGGCAACCGCGGCCGCAACGCTCGACTGCGTGAAGGGCTTGTGCACGACGTGCTGCGACGGAATCTCTGCGAGCCTCGGATCCGGATCGTCCGGATTGACGAGCAGGATCACCGGCCCGCCCGACGTCGCGCTCAGCAAGGCGTACAGCCGAGGCAAATCCACCGACTCCGTGCGTGCCAGCGACGTCAGGTCGGCAAGCACCGGCGTCACGGGGTACGCGCGGTTCGACGCGCGAACCTGTTCGATCGCCTCGAGCGCGGCAGCAACAGATGAGGCC contains:
- a CDS encoding PilZ domain-containing protein: MTLSINSTQSHSDAVGVSPSRTGPTDEELDQLWHKADILEEKVPQADRDLRGSERIPFRRRDVELNLQSERGCRQWRTVTRDLSSTGIGLFTRGFVYVGTRCELVLPRHLGGHDLVVGNVVWCDHLASTWHHVGIEFDTKIFPLLYLSPEESKKAPAVEQTTARLSGPVLVLDPISLDRQLLAFHLTASGAEPIPCATVADAEEAAAAIASGDCPMASPPVLADVEALAEAQNIAPADVFAQLEDRYGDSLIVLEKTENACQLSPKNVLKTPFTKASTAAAVAELLGGAAGDDTAIKSNLIEDGPPDGDLADLLDAAVRRIQSVGTDLQASVANRDLHACRAACDTLKTLGQSFGYAPLTTAADSALRALDATLDLSMSTSVLAQLRSVCRRVAR
- a CDS encoding PilZ domain-containing protein: MIQSRVTRPVQPSTKSVAVGQSLAFEQVTHLLWRKADLIEEGLSESLRCRRQSERLPFRRRDVGFDLTSVRGNRRWKTITRDLSLGGVGLFTRGFIYPGTRCAIMMPRHLGGHDRLVGRVAWCDHLATSWHHIGVQFDDQVFPKLYLTPDESKRSSVLSISGVRLSGPVVIVDPAELDRRLLEYHLGAAGAKVHAASSVAAALEAIEQVRASNRAYPVTPVLADLTSLARTESVDLPRLYALLSATSGGPVILLVNPDDPDPRLAEIPSQHVVHKPFTQSSVAAAVAKLLGNDPDQDEPIRSCMTDERGNDKDLAELLDAAVRRIRSIGADLQVAVEHDQHAQAEQLVETLRTLGSSFGYTPLTSAAETVLRSLDARPELSASGVVINQLRSVCRRVVR